The stretch of DNA GTGTCGAATTCCAGGTCCCGCAGGTGGGCCAGGGAGCAGTTGCCCGCGCCGAAATCATCCAGGGCAATCCGCACGCCGGCCCGGCGCAACAGCTTGAGCTGCTTGGTGGACTCATCCAGATTGTGCATCAGGCTTTCTTCACTGATCTCCACCTCAAGCTGCCGGCCTTGCAACCCATGTCGCTCCAGCACCTGCTGCAGCTGGCTGGCCAGGTTCGGCATATTGAACTGGCTGCTGCTCAAGCTCACGCTCAGGACCAACTCATCGTTGAACACCCCTGCCCATGCCTGCCGCTGGGCGGCCACCTGCTGGTAGATCCAGGTGCTCAACTGGCTGATCAGCCGCGCCTCTTCGAGCAACGGCAGAAACAGCCCCGGCGGCACATCGCCGACACTCGGGTGCTGCCAGCGCAGCAGCGCTTCGACGCCCCGCAGATGGCCGTCGTGCAACGACACCTGCGGCTGGTACACCAGGGTGAAATCCTTGCTGTCGATGGCGCTGCGTACGCTGTCTTCGAGCATCAGGCGCGAGCGGGCCCGGCCGTTCATTTCCTGGTCGTAGTAGCGATATTGCTGACGCCCGGCGCGCTTGGCCTCGTACATCGCGACGTCGGCCGCGCGCAGCAGGCCGTTGAGGTCCGAGCCGCAGTCCGGGAAAGTGGCGATGCCGATACTGACGCCCAGCATCACATCCAGACCGTCGACCTGCTGACAGATCGACACCCGTTCGATCAGTTTTTCCGCAATCTTGGCCGCCTGCTCCGGAAATTCCAGCTCCAGCAGCGCGGTGAATTCATCCCCGCCCATGCGCCCGAGAATGTCGTAGGAGCGCAGGCACGCCTTCAACTGTTCCGAGACCCAGCGCAGCACGCGGTCTCCGGCGTCGTGGCCGAGGGAATCGTTGACCCGCTTGAACCCGTCCAGGTCCAGGTACAGCAGCACCAGCGACTGCTCGTTACGCTCGCTGCGCAACAGCACATTCTCCACCGACTGGTGAAACCCACGCCGATTGAGCAGGCCCGTCAGCGGGTCGGTGACGGCCTGGAACTCCAGTTGCTGATGCAGATGGCGCACCTCGGACATGTCCAGCACCGTGACCACCATGGCTTTCTGCTCGGCCGGCAGCGGGGCGCACGACATCGCCACGGGCAACTGCTGGCCGGGTGCGGTGCGCAAGATGGCGTCGTGCAGGCGCCAGGTTTCGCCACGTTTGTAGCCTTCATATAAGGCAGAATCGGACCACCCAGGCACATGGGGCTTCTGTAGGAAGTCCAGGAACTCGGCACCCTGGATCTCGGCGACCGGCGCATTGATCAGCCGCGAAATCGCCGGGTTGGCGTAGCTGATCACGCCGTCTTCGCCCACCACCAGGATGCCTTCGGCGGCATTGTCGAGCACCGAGGCATTGAAGGCCCGGGCCGATTCCAGATCGTGACTCAGGCGCTGCAAGGCACGGCGGTTGCGCTGGTGCTCCAGCAGGGCCTGGACCTTGGGCTTGAGGATATTCGGGTCGAAGGGTTTCAGCAGGTAGTCGATCGCACCGCTGGCATAGCCTTCCAGCATCGCCGCTGGCGATTGGGCGTGAGCGCTGAGAAAGATGATCGGGGTCAGTTGCGTGCGCTGGCTGCCGCGCATCAGCCGGGCCACCTCGAACCCGTCCATGCCGGGCATCATCACATCCAGCAACACCAGGTCGACGTCGTGTTCGAGCAGCAATCCCAGGGCTTCCACCCCGGAGGCCGCCGTCACCACATGCCAATCTTCACGCTGCAATAGCGCACGCATGCTGATCAGGTTTTCGGGATAGTCATCGACCACCAAAAGCACTGAACAACCATCGCGAGGCTTGATTGGAGCGCATTCCATTGCTGCTTCTCTTTCGTCGGAGTCATTCCGGTCATTTTTGCGACAAAACCGGATAAACAATAAGGGCTCACTCTAGCCCTGGATCCCATAAAGCAGAAGCCACGACGGTGCCATCATTGCGCCAAAGCCCAGACAACCGACTAACGGTCAGTGTCTACAGCCCGCGGTTTACGGGAAACATGGCTTTTTGACATTTCATTGGCGCCAACAATCCGCCACAAAGCCATTAACAATCCATTTCGAGCCACCTATAAAGAAAGTGCCGGCTCCCGAGCCAAGGCCTTCTCTCCCCGTTAAAGGCGTATTCAATGATTGATCTGTCCACCTGGAACCTGAGCATCCCCGTCGGCTCCCCGCCCTCGACCATCGACACGCCGAAACTGCTCAGCGGGTTCAAGGACCAATACTTCCAGGCCGAAGGCAGCAGCGTGCAATTCTGGACCCCGGTGACCGGCACGCGTACCGAGAACGCCGTTTACCCTCGCAGCGAACTGCGGGAAACCTACGCCGACGGCCGCCTGCGCAACTGGCTGTACAGCGACGCCGACAATTTCCTGCGTGCCACGTTGTCGGTCAACAAGGTGCCGTCGTCCGGCAAGGTGGTGATCGGTCAAATCCACGCCTACGAAAGCCAGAAGCCACTGATCAAGGTCGAATACCAATACAAGGAAAAAACCCAGACCGGCAACATCGTCGCCAAGGTGCGCATGCGCCCTGACGAGTCGGAAGGTCGGGTGATCATCGTCGCCGAGAACGTACCGCTGGACCGCGACTTCACCTACGTCATCCACCTGAACAAGGCCGGCCTGCTGAGCGTCGACGCCGCCAACGGGCAGTGGAACGAACGCATCGGCGCTGCGTGGGGCAAACAGCCGCTGTACTTCAAGGCCGGCGCCTACGTGCAGGACAACAGCGGCAACAGCAAGGAAGGCGCCCGCGTGACGTTTGCCAAGCTGGACATTGATCACGACTGAAGCTGATTCGCTTCAGCGACCGGTCCCACGACGCTTTAGGACAGAACCGCGACCCAGGGTCTCGACTTTCTTGTAGGACAATCCGAGTATGGCGCCGCGCACGCGCACTACCCCCTACAAGAAAGTCATGGAGACTGCCCAATGCCCTTTTCCCGCACCCTGCTCGCCCTCTCTATGGGCATGGCACTGCTGCAAAACCCGGCCTTCGCCGCCCCGCCCCTCTCGATGGCCGACGGGGTGGCCCAGGTCAATATCCAGGACAGCAACGCCTGGGTCGAAATCAACAAGGTCGCCTTCGAAAACAATATCCGCACCCTGCAAGCCAGCCTCGCTGACAAGTCGAAAATCTGCGCCGTGCTCAAGGCGGATGCCTACGGTCACGGCATCGGTTTACTGATGCCCTCGGTGATCAAACTGGGCGTGCCCTGCGTCGGCATCGCCAGCAACGAAGAAGCCCGCGTGGTCCGTGAAAGCGGCTTCAAGGGCCAACTGATCCGCGTACGCACCGCCGCCCTGAGCGAGCTGGAAGCTGCGTTGCCGTATAACGTCGAAGAGCTGGTGGGCAATCTGGACTTCGCCGTGCGCGCCAGCCTGATCGCCGAAAACCACGGCCGCCCACTGGTCGTGCACCTGGGCCTGAACTCCAGCGGCATGAGCCGCAACGGTGTGGAAATGACCACCGCCCAGGGCCGCCGCGACGCCGTAGCCATTACCAAGGTGCCAAACCTGCAGGTGACGGCGATCATGACCCACTTCGCCGTTGAAGACGCCGCCGACGTGCGCACCGGCCTCAAGGCGTTCAACGAACAAGCCAACTGGCTGATCAACGTCGCCCAGCTCGACCGCAGCAAAATCACCCTGCACGCCGCCAACTCCTTCGCCACCCTGGAAGTGCCCGAGTCGCGGCTGGACATGGTTCGTCCGGGCGGCCTGCTGTTTGGCGATACCGTACCGTCGTTCACCGAATACAAGCGGGTGATGCAGTTCAAATCCCACGTGGCGTCCGTCAACAGCTACCCGAAAGGCAACACCGTAGGCTACGACCGCACCTACACCCTGGCGCGGGATTCGAAACTGGCGAACATCACCGTGGGTTATTCCGACGGCTATCGCCGGGCGTTTACCAACAAAGGCATCGTGCTGATCAACGGGCACCGGGTGCCGGTGGTGGGCAAGGTGTCGATGAACACCCTGATGGTCGATGTCACCGACGTGCCGACCGTGAAGAGCGGCGATGAGGTGGTGTTGTTCGGCAAGCAGGGCGCGGTGGAGACCAGCCAGGCGGAGGTTGAAGACATCAACGGTGCGTTGCTGGCGGATCTGTATACGGTGTGGGGTAACTCGAATCCGAAGGTGCTGGTGGAGAACTAAGTCTCCTCACATCTCGTAGGCACTGTCCTATGGACCCAAGGATCATTCGGTGATTAACACAATCAATTAAACAACACTTATCCCTGTGGGAGCTGGCGGTGCGACGATTCGACTTGCCCGCGATGGCGGTGTATCAGCCAACTTATTCTTCGACTGGCACACCGCCATCGCGGGCAAGCCCGGCTCCCACAGGGGTCCTGTGCCCTACAGGGCCGTTGCAGTGAATCGGAGCGCCGCTTATAGTTCGCCCCGTCGCCGGCATTGAACGGCGATAGGGTTTCGCAGCCCTACAGAGTTAATACCGTACCCGTCAAAATACGACATAGGCAGTCCTGCCAATGCTCGGCTTTTTATGGCGGTTGTACGTGGGAGACCTTCGGGTCTGCCGGGTCTTAACTCCTCGGTCTGCGAACCCGCGTACAGCTGCCACCCTATTTGTTTCGCAGCAAACGGTGGCCAATTTTCTTTTGAGTTAAGGATTTGCCATGAAGCCACAACTCCCACCCCGCCGTTTCACCCCTTGCACCGAAACAGCCACCGAATACCCGGTACTCCTGATCGACAGCGAAGCTCCGCTGCAGGACCTGCACGCCTGCCTGCGTGAACGCCTCAACGCCGCCCTCGAACACCTCAACCTGATGGCCTGCTCCAGCCTGCCCGATTTTGCGGAGCGTGACCTGAACCACGTAGCCAACACCGCCCGCATCCTGGTGCAGGACGTAAGCGACGTATTCCGCGTCATCGAATACCGCGGCTTCGACACCCCCGCAGCCG from Pseudomonas sp. NC02 encodes:
- a CDS encoding polysaccharide lyase family 7 protein; translation: MIDLSTWNLSIPVGSPPSTIDTPKLLSGFKDQYFQAEGSSVQFWTPVTGTRTENAVYPRSELRETYADGRLRNWLYSDADNFLRATLSVNKVPSSGKVVIGQIHAYESQKPLIKVEYQYKEKTQTGNIVAKVRMRPDESEGRVIIVAENVPLDRDFTYVIHLNKAGLLSVDAANGQWNERIGAAWGKQPLYFKAGAYVQDNSGNSKEGARVTFAKLDIDHD
- a CDS encoding bifunctional diguanylate cyclase/phosphodiesterase, translated to MECAPIKPRDGCSVLLVVDDYPENLISMRALLQREDWHVVTAASGVEALGLLLEHDVDLVLLDVMMPGMDGFEVARLMRGSQRTQLTPIIFLSAHAQSPAAMLEGYASGAIDYLLKPFDPNILKPKVQALLEHQRNRRALQRLSHDLESARAFNASVLDNAAEGILVVGEDGVISYANPAISRLINAPVAEIQGAEFLDFLQKPHVPGWSDSALYEGYKRGETWRLHDAILRTAPGQQLPVAMSCAPLPAEQKAMVVTVLDMSEVRHLHQQLEFQAVTDPLTGLLNRRGFHQSVENVLLRSERNEQSLVLLYLDLDGFKRVNDSLGHDAGDRVLRWVSEQLKACLRSYDILGRMGGDEFTALLELEFPEQAAKIAEKLIERVSICQQVDGLDVMLGVSIGIATFPDCGSDLNGLLRAADVAMYEAKRAGRQQYRYYDQEMNGRARSRLMLEDSVRSAIDSKDFTLVYQPQVSLHDGHLRGVEALLRWQHPSVGDVPPGLFLPLLEEARLISQLSTWIYQQVAAQRQAWAGVFNDELVLSVSLSSSQFNMPNLASQLQQVLERHGLQGRQLEVEISEESLMHNLDESTKQLKLLRRAGVRIALDDFGAGNCSLAHLRDLEFDTLKLDPKLIARLPGSSRDAAMARSIIELCRHFDLLVIAEGVETQEQVEWLKANGCQFIQGPQVAPPLIADEIADWRLRAAAR
- the alr gene encoding alanine racemase gives rise to the protein MPFSRTLLALSMGMALLQNPAFAAPPLSMADGVAQVNIQDSNAWVEINKVAFENNIRTLQASLADKSKICAVLKADAYGHGIGLLMPSVIKLGVPCVGIASNEEARVVRESGFKGQLIRVRTAALSELEAALPYNVEELVGNLDFAVRASLIAENHGRPLVVHLGLNSSGMSRNGVEMTTAQGRRDAVAITKVPNLQVTAIMTHFAVEDAADVRTGLKAFNEQANWLINVAQLDRSKITLHAANSFATLEVPESRLDMVRPGGLLFGDTVPSFTEYKRVMQFKSHVASVNSYPKGNTVGYDRTYTLARDSKLANITVGYSDGYRRAFTNKGIVLINGHRVPVVGKVSMNTLMVDVTDVPTVKSGDEVVLFGKQGAVETSQAEVEDINGALLADLYTVWGNSNPKVLVEN